In Rhizobium oryzihabitans, one DNA window encodes the following:
- a CDS encoding bifunctional class I SAM-dependent methyltransferase/DEAD/DEAH box helicase yields MNMISASAAAPASASLPLASDTDTAASVFAAADLLLPHLERGQRVDAVTLRAAMETAFGASDAAGAWDWKTGYDACEAATVLFLRKYGKALFRKAGSPAARLSALSKIASLLPTHTRRSEEAQTFQQFSTPVPLGLVAATAAAITPADRVLEPSAGTGLLAILAEIAGGALVLNELAELRAGLLSSLFPAVSVTRFDAAQIDDHLDPGLVPSIVLMNPPFSAMANVEGRMADAAYRHVASALARLAPGGRLVTITGANFAPDNVAWTPAFTRLQERGRVVFSAAIDGSVYAKHGTTIPTRITVIDKLPADDPALFPAAPGVAPDVATLMGWLDTHLPVRLPVDPSVAVPVVTAPAPRTVRGYLNRAAAARPAPSAPLAEPEAVALEYETVDWQAAEDGRISDAIYEEYGLQVIRIPGSTAHPTKLVQSVAMASVAPPKPSYRPHLPTNIHGLLSDAQLETLIYAGEAHSDYLAGSWTVDETFDLVSAAPEDAKNAVRFRRGFMIGDGTGVGKGRESASIILDNWMQGRRKAVWISKSDKLIEDAQRDWSALGMERLLVTPLSRFPQGKPITLPEGVLFTTYATLRSDDRGTRVSRVKQIVEWLGKDFDGAIIFDEAHEMQNAGGGKGERGEVAASQQGRAGLRLQHALPNARVTYVSATGATTVHNLAYAQRLGLWGGKDFPFSNRAEFVTAIEDGGVAAMEVLARDLRALGLYTARSLSFDGVEYELVEHELAPEQRRIYDAYAGAFQIIHNNLDAAMQAANITGDTGTLNKQAKSAARSAFESAKQRFFGHLLTSMKSPTLIRSITRDLEEGHSAVVQIVSTGEALMERRLGDLPTEEWNDVRVDITPREYVLDYLSHSFPVQLYEPFTDSEGNMSSRPVYRDGQPVESREAVARRDALIENLASLPPVPGALDQLVQHFGTDMVAEVTGRSRRIVRKRSSGDIDRLVVESRAASANLSETQAFMDDDKRVLVFSDAGGTGRSYHAELSAKNTRLRVHYLLEPGWKADKAIQGLGRTHRTNQAQPPLFRPIATNVKAEKRFRSTIARRLDTLGAITRGQRQTGGQGLFRPEDNLESVYARDALRQLYLLLVRGKVEGCSLDRFEDATGLKLMDSTGIKDDLPPITTFLNRLLALTIELQGILFAAFEQLLTAKIEGAIASGTYDVGLETLTAESFVVIDRKTIYVHPGTGAETRLVTITERKRNRPVTLAEALGHLDDPRARLLINERSGRAAVQIPTTSVMLDDGEIERRVRLIRPMEGHNIPVKLMAETYWLEADHDAFAAAWNAELAEVPEFTDGTIHVVAGLLLPIWKRLPQESTRVYRLQTDEGERIIGRRVSPAWAATATTTGTTSLTPDEAFTALMDARTILDLAEGLQLRRVRVMGANRIELSGFDDTMRERLTAYGLFHEIISWKLRMFVPVDANGPVVLAKLLDRWPVERIGEREAA; encoded by the coding sequence ATGAACATGATTTCCGCATCTGCGGCGGCTCCTGCTTCCGCGTCACTCCCGCTTGCTTCCGACACCGACACGGCCGCTTCCGTCTTCGCGGCCGCCGATCTTCTTCTTCCCCATCTCGAGCGCGGCCAGCGTGTCGATGCCGTTACGCTGCGCGCCGCAATGGAAACCGCTTTCGGAGCTTCCGATGCGGCCGGCGCCTGGGACTGGAAAACCGGCTATGACGCCTGCGAGGCCGCAACCGTCCTCTTCCTGCGCAAATACGGAAAGGCGCTTTTCCGTAAAGCCGGTTCTCCGGCTGCACGACTTTCCGCCCTGTCGAAAATCGCCAGCCTCCTGCCGACCCACACACGGCGATCCGAAGAGGCACAGACCTTCCAGCAATTCTCGACGCCGGTTCCGCTCGGCCTGGTGGCCGCGACGGCAGCGGCGATCACGCCCGCCGATCGTGTGCTGGAACCTTCGGCCGGCACCGGGCTGCTCGCCATTCTCGCCGAGATCGCCGGAGGCGCGCTTGTGCTCAACGAGCTGGCCGAGCTGCGCGCCGGCCTGCTTTCTTCCCTGTTTCCGGCCGTTTCCGTCACCCGCTTCGATGCTGCCCAGATCGACGATCATCTCGATCCCGGTCTGGTTCCTTCCATCGTGCTGATGAACCCACCATTTTCTGCCATGGCCAATGTTGAGGGTCGCATGGCCGACGCCGCCTATCGCCACGTCGCCTCGGCGCTGGCGCGTCTTGCACCCGGCGGACGACTGGTGACGATCACCGGCGCGAACTTCGCGCCTGACAATGTTGCCTGGACTCCTGCCTTTACCCGGCTGCAGGAGCGGGGTCGCGTCGTCTTCTCCGCCGCGATCGACGGCTCGGTCTATGCCAAGCACGGCACGACGATCCCGACACGGATCACCGTCATCGACAAGCTGCCCGCCGATGATCCGGCTCTCTTTCCGGCCGCTCCCGGTGTCGCGCCGGATGTTGCTACGCTGATGGGCTGGCTCGACACGCATCTGCCTGTGCGCCTGCCTGTCGATCCGTCCGTCGCGGTCCCTGTGGTCACCGCGCCCGCGCCCCGCACCGTGCGCGGCTATCTGAACCGTGCCGCTGCCGCAAGGCCGGCTCCTTCCGCGCCGCTGGCCGAGCCCGAAGCCGTGGCGCTCGAATACGAGACCGTCGACTGGCAGGCGGCCGAGGATGGCCGTATCTCCGACGCCATCTACGAGGAATACGGACTTCAGGTTATCCGTATTCCCGGCTCTACGGCGCATCCGACCAAGCTCGTGCAATCGGTGGCGATGGCGAGTGTTGCGCCGCCGAAGCCAAGCTACCGGCCACACTTACCGACCAACATTCACGGCCTGCTCTCCGACGCACAACTCGAAACCCTGATCTATGCCGGCGAGGCCCATTCCGACTATCTCGCCGGTTCGTGGACGGTGGACGAGACCTTCGATCTCGTCAGCGCGGCACCCGAAGACGCGAAGAATGCCGTGCGTTTCCGGCGTGGCTTCATGATCGGTGATGGCACTGGCGTCGGCAAGGGCCGTGAATCCGCGAGCATCATCCTCGACAACTGGATGCAGGGCCGCCGCAAGGCGGTGTGGATCTCCAAATCCGACAAGTTGATCGAAGACGCGCAAAGGGACTGGAGCGCGCTCGGTATGGAGCGCCTGCTGGTGACGCCGCTATCGCGCTTCCCGCAGGGCAAGCCGATCACGCTGCCGGAAGGCGTCCTATTTACGACCTATGCCACGCTACGCTCCGACGACCGTGGGACAAGGGTTTCGCGCGTCAAACAGATCGTCGAATGGTTGGGAAAGGACTTTGACGGAGCCATTATTTTCGACGAGGCGCACGAGATGCAGAACGCCGGTGGCGGCAAGGGAGAACGCGGCGAGGTTGCCGCATCGCAGCAGGGCCGCGCCGGCCTGCGTCTCCAGCATGCGCTTCCGAACGCCCGCGTCACCTATGTTTCCGCGACCGGCGCCACCACGGTCCACAATCTCGCCTATGCCCAGCGGCTTGGCCTCTGGGGTGGCAAGGACTTTCCCTTCTCCAACCGGGCTGAGTTCGTCACGGCGATCGAGGACGGCGGCGTTGCGGCCATGGAGGTTCTCGCCCGCGACCTTCGCGCGCTCGGCCTCTACACCGCCCGCTCGCTCTCCTTCGATGGCGTGGAATATGAGCTGGTCGAGCATGAGCTGGCGCCCGAGCAGCGTCGCATCTATGATGCCTATGCTGGCGCGTTCCAGATCATTCATAATAATCTGGACGCCGCGATGCAGGCCGCCAATATCACCGGCGACACGGGCACGCTGAACAAGCAGGCGAAATCCGCCGCCCGCAGCGCTTTCGAGTCGGCCAAGCAGAGGTTTTTCGGGCATCTGCTGACGTCGATGAAATCCCCGACACTGATCCGGTCGATCACCCGCGATCTCGAAGAAGGCCATTCGGCCGTCGTCCAGATCGTCTCGACCGGTGAGGCGCTGATGGAGCGCAGGCTGGGAGACCTGCCGACAGAGGAATGGAACGACGTCCGCGTGGACATCACTCCTCGCGAGTATGTCCTTGATTACCTTTCCCATTCCTTCCCGGTGCAGCTCTACGAGCCCTTCACGGATTCGGAAGGCAACATGTCGTCACGGCCGGTCTATCGGGACGGCCAGCCGGTCGAGAGCCGCGAGGCGGTCGCCCGCCGCGATGCCCTGATCGAGAACCTCGCCAGCCTGCCGCCGGTTCCCGGCGCCCTCGACCAACTTGTCCAGCATTTCGGGACTGACATGGTTGCCGAGGTGACGGGCCGCTCTCGCCGCATCGTCCGGAAACGCAGCTCCGGTGATATCGACCGTCTCGTGGTTGAGAGCCGTGCGGCTTCCGCCAACCTCTCCGAGACGCAAGCCTTTATGGACGATGATAAGCGCGTACTCGTCTTCTCCGACGCCGGCGGCACGGGCAGGTCCTATCACGCCGAGCTTTCGGCGAAGAACACGCGGCTGCGCGTCCACTACCTGCTCGAACCCGGCTGGAAGGCGGACAAGGCGATCCAGGGGCTCGGCCGTACTCACCGCACCAACCAGGCACAGCCGCCGCTCTTCCGGCCGATCGCCACCAACGTCAAGGCCGAGAAGCGCTTCCGCTCGACCATTGCTCGCCGTCTCGACACGCTGGGCGCGATCACCCGCGGCCAGCGCCAGACCGGCGGCCAGGGCCTGTTCCGCCCCGAGGACAATCTGGAGAGCGTCTATGCCCGCGATGCGCTGCGCCAGCTCTATCTCCTGCTGGTCCGTGGCAAGGTCGAAGGATGCAGCCTCGACCGTTTCGAAGACGCCACCGGCCTGAAGCTGATGGACTCGACGGGTATAAAGGACGATCTTCCGCCCATCACCACCTTCCTCAATCGTCTGCTGGCGCTGACGATCGAGCTTCAGGGCATCCTCTTCGCCGCCTTCGAGCAGCTTCTCACGGCTAAGATCGAAGGGGCGATCGCCAGCGGCACCTATGATGTCGGGCTGGAGACGCTGACGGCCGAGAGCTTCGTCGTCATCGACCGCAAGACCATCTATGTCCATCCGGGCACCGGCGCCGAAACTCGCCTGGTGACCATCACCGAGCGCAAGCGCAACCGGCCGGTCACGCTGGCCGAAGCCCTCGGCCATCTGGACGATCCGCGCGCCAGACTGCTGATCAACGAACGGTCGGGCCGCGCCGCCGTGCAGATCCCAACCACGAGCGTCATGCTCGACGATGGCGAGATCGAACGGCGTGTCCGCCTGATCCGGCCGATGGAAGGGCATAACATCCCGGTGAAGCTGATGGCCGAGACCTATTGGCTCGAAGCCGACCATGATGCCTTTGCCGCGGCCTGGAACGCCGAGCTGGCCGAGGTGCCGGAGTTCACCGACGGCACCATCCATGTCGTCGCCGGCCTGTTGCTACCGATCTGGAAGCGGCTGCCACAGGAATCCACCCGCGTCTATCGTCTTCAGACCGACGAAGGTGAGCGCATCATCGGTCGCCGTGTCTCGCCGGCCTGGGCCGCAACAGCGACCACGACCGGCACGACGTCGCTAACGCCCGACGAAGCCTTCACGGCGCTGATGGACGCACGCACCATCCTCGATCTCGCCGAGGGTCTCCAGCTTCGCCGTGTCCGTGTCATGGGCGCCAACCGCATCGAGCTTTCCGGCTTCGACGACACCATGCGCGAGCGCCTGACGGCCTACGGCTTGTTCCACGAGATTATCTCGTGGAAGCTCAGGATGTTCGTGCCTGTCGATGCCAACGGGCCGGTCGTTCTCGCCAAGCTCCTCGACCGCTGGCCGGTCGAGCGCATCGGCGAGCGGGAGGCTGCGTGA
- a CDS encoding antirestriction protein: MSTQVATSHFATLVPDHRRGKFLPTLFGHRLFIVAEAAVYTIMERLSPDDYRGGFWNFYEHHDQPLFLAPTSRPRYRIESGLTEFRGEVSAEAAGIIATMFTLSHLTFQYESDLLVESFHRLRDNLDGHPEASEIFQAID, encoded by the coding sequence ATGTCTACGCAAGTCGCTACTTCTCATTTTGCAACCCTCGTTCCGGATCATCGCCGCGGGAAGTTCCTGCCGACGCTGTTCGGGCATCGGCTCTTCATCGTCGCCGAGGCCGCGGTCTATACGATCATGGAGCGGCTCAGCCCCGACGACTATCGCGGCGGCTTCTGGAATTTCTACGAGCATCATGATCAGCCGCTGTTCCTCGCACCGACGTCCAGGCCACGTTACCGGATCGAAAGCGGCCTCACGGAGTTTCGTGGCGAGGTCTCGGCGGAGGCCGCCGGCATCATCGCCACGATGTTCACGCTTTCGCATCTCACCTTCCAATACGAATCCGACCTACTGGTGGAAAGCTTCCACCGCCTTCGCGACAATCTGGACGGCCATCCCGAGGCGTCCGAGATATTCCAGGCCATCGATTGA
- a CDS encoding DUF6117 family protein — MAIPDHARTNFNTLLRAAGDGNLALMECLDAVTRERRYVVCAVGRADDGDIVMTPFGHLADGNPYDLYLPPDPDDPAGFIENPEDGGAS, encoded by the coding sequence ATGGCCATCCCCGACCATGCCCGCACGAACTTCAACACCCTGCTTCGCGCCGCCGGCGACGGCAATCTCGCACTCATGGAGTGCCTGGATGCCGTCACCCGCGAGCGTCGCTATGTCGTCTGCGCCGTAGGCCGCGCGGATGACGGCGATATCGTCATGACGCCGTTCGGCCATCTCGCCGACGGCAATCCTTACGATCTCTATCTGCCGCCCGATCCCGACGATCCGGCCGGTTTCATCGAGAACCCCGAAGACGGAGGTGCATCATGA
- a CDS encoding ParB/RepB/Spo0J family partition protein gives MARAAKKKSAPAIIVFSRSRDIPFNRIHLSADNVREVDVEAGLDELTQDIDRREDLVQGLNVRAILDADGNETGDFETPAGGRRYRSVARLVETGRFPADGLVPCIVKKADAKTSAVDDSLAENTFRRALHPLDQFKAFKRMVDGGMTKAEVASAYFTTERYVDQRMALAKVSPVLHEAYAQNSMTLAQLEAFTANPHHERQEQVWEALQQSHYREPWRIRNILTETSVPVSDRRAAFVGIDAYMAAGGPVLPRYLFDDEENGWLDDVPLLDRLVAEKLKTIADEISAEGWKWITVDINLPYGHDHGLRSLGFTFADLTEEERAARQALRDEYERIEAEHEGADELPADIDQRLGEIEKQLEAFERRPAIYDPADIAIAGVFVSIDEDGTLAVDRGWVRPEDEPVESAEGGTPEAEAGSDTDGAAAPDVQRATITIDGQSAEPEEEEDTIKPLPEKLVIELTAHRTVALSDAVAANPHVAMTALLHRLVRDRFKQSTTGSTVRVSVQEVYFREQGIDLKDSPYAKSVAERHAGWKADLPTDADALWDWLHALDDTSRMALLAHCVSFGINALYERPNPFSGTGITEQGLQTRMAEADRLARVTGLDMAEAGFRPTAVNYLGRVPKIRILEAVREGAGDRMADLIADMKKAKMVEEAERLLADTGWLPEPLRLAGSDADQAVEPSADGDGGDEAALPDFLAGDDDEDAADDGASSEEPEHLVAAE, from the coding sequence ATGGCAAGAGCTGCCAAGAAAAAGTCCGCACCTGCAATCATTGTCTTCTCGCGGTCGCGCGACATTCCGTTCAATCGCATCCACCTCTCGGCCGACAACGTGCGGGAAGTCGACGTCGAAGCCGGCCTTGACGAACTCACCCAGGACATCGACCGCCGCGAGGACCTCGTGCAGGGTCTCAATGTCCGCGCCATCCTTGATGCTGACGGCAACGAAACCGGCGATTTCGAGACCCCGGCCGGCGGTCGCCGCTACAGGTCCGTCGCGCGGTTGGTCGAGACCGGGCGCTTCCCGGCCGATGGCCTCGTTCCCTGCATCGTCAAGAAGGCCGATGCGAAGACCAGCGCTGTCGACGACTCGCTCGCCGAGAACACCTTCCGGCGCGCGCTCCATCCGCTCGACCAGTTCAAGGCGTTCAAGCGCATGGTCGATGGCGGCATGACCAAGGCAGAAGTCGCCAGCGCCTACTTCACCACCGAGCGCTATGTCGACCAGCGCATGGCGCTCGCCAAGGTCTCGCCGGTGCTGCACGAAGCCTATGCCCAGAACAGCATGACGCTGGCGCAACTGGAGGCGTTCACCGCGAATCCGCATCACGAGCGCCAGGAGCAGGTCTGGGAGGCCCTCCAGCAGTCCCACTACCGCGAGCCCTGGCGCATCCGCAACATACTGACCGAAACCAGCGTTCCGGTTTCCGACAGGCGTGCGGCCTTCGTCGGCATCGACGCCTATATGGCAGCGGGTGGCCCGGTGCTGCCGCGCTACCTCTTCGACGATGAGGAAAACGGCTGGCTCGACGACGTGCCGCTTCTCGACCGGCTGGTTGCCGAGAAGCTGAAGACCATCGCTGACGAGATCTCGGCCGAGGGCTGGAAGTGGATCACGGTCGATATCAATCTTCCCTACGGCCACGATCACGGCCTGCGCTCGCTCGGCTTCACCTTCGCCGATCTCACCGAGGAGGAGCGGGCTGCCCGCCAGGCGCTTCGCGACGAATATGAACGGATCGAGGCCGAGCATGAAGGCGCTGACGAACTGCCCGCCGACATCGACCAGCGCCTCGGCGAGATCGAAAAGCAGCTCGAAGCTTTCGAGCGTCGTCCGGCGATCTACGATCCCGCCGACATCGCCATCGCCGGCGTTTTCGTCAGCATCGACGAGGATGGAACGCTTGCGGTCGATCGCGGCTGGGTCCGTCCGGAGGACGAGCCGGTCGAGAGCGCCGAAGGCGGAACGCCGGAGGCTGAAGCTGGCAGCGATACGGATGGTGCGGCGGCGCCTGATGTTCAGCGCGCCACCATCACCATCGATGGGCAGTCGGCCGAGCCCGAGGAAGAAGAGGACACGATCAAGCCTCTTCCCGAAAAGCTGGTGATCGAGTTGACGGCGCATCGCACCGTGGCACTGAGCGACGCCGTGGCCGCCAATCCGCATGTCGCCATGACGGCGCTGCTGCATCGGCTGGTGCGCGACCGCTTCAAGCAGTCTACCACCGGATCGACCGTGCGAGTCTCGGTCCAGGAAGTGTACTTCCGCGAGCAGGGCATCGACCTCAAGGACAGCCCCTATGCGAAGTCGGTCGCCGAGCGGCACGCGGGATGGAAGGCGGATCTTCCGACGGACGCCGATGCGCTGTGGGATTGGCTCCATGCGCTCGATGATACCAGCCGCATGGCGCTGCTGGCGCATTGCGTCTCGTTCGGCATCAACGCGCTCTATGAGCGGCCGAACCCCTTCAGCGGGACCGGCATAACGGAACAGGGTCTTCAGACCCGCATGGCGGAAGCCGACCGCCTTGCCCGCGTCACCGGCCTAGACATGGCGGAGGCAGGTTTCCGGCCGACGGCCGTCAACTATCTCGGCCGCGTCCCCAAAATCCGCATTCTCGAAGCCGTGCGCGAAGGTGCCGGTGATCGGATGGCCGACCTGATTGCCGACATGAAAAAGGCCAAAATGGTCGAGGAGGCCGAGCGCCTGCTGGCGGATACCGGCTGGCTGCCGGAGCCGCTGCGTCTTGCCGGTTCCGATGCCGATCAGGCCGTGGAACCATCGGCAGACGGCGATGGCGGTGACGAAGCGGCGCTGCCCGATTTCCTCGCAGGCGATGACGACGAGGATGCCGCGGACGACGGCGCCAGCAGTGAGGAACCCGAACATCTGGTGGCTGCCGAATAG
- a CDS encoding ArdC family protein yields the protein MSRYDRTGSDRANLYDEITNKIIAELEAGRIPWVQPWGTSAAKAPLGLSRNASTGRSYSGINVLILWGAVIEHGFPAQGWLTFRQALSLGGNVRKGERGTTVVYADRFVPDDEKKRARDAGEEAHAIPFLKRFTVFNTAQCEGLPEEIETIAPPPPPGMIEPRVEALIKATGIDFHIGGNKAFYIPSLDVVHVPPPAAYFEPINWHRTALHEVGHASGHHSRLNRDLSGSFGSKPYFFEECVAEISSAFCCAAMGIVPTVRHSDYIGAWIDTMRADNRVIVRAASQASKAADWILSFLPEDERPVAEPETAIDRRAA from the coding sequence ATGTCCAGATATGACCGTACCGGATCGGATCGGGCAAACCTTTACGACGAAATTACCAACAAGATCATCGCCGAGCTGGAGGCCGGACGTATTCCCTGGGTGCAGCCCTGGGGCACGTCGGCAGCGAAAGCACCGCTCGGACTGTCGAGAAACGCCAGCACCGGCCGCAGCTACAGCGGCATCAATGTTCTCATCCTCTGGGGTGCCGTCATCGAGCACGGCTTTCCCGCTCAGGGCTGGCTCACTTTCCGCCAGGCCCTTTCCCTTGGCGGAAATGTCCGCAAGGGCGAACGCGGCACGACTGTCGTCTATGCCGACCGCTTCGTCCCCGACGACGAGAAAAAGCGTGCGCGCGACGCCGGCGAGGAAGCCCACGCTATCCCCTTCCTGAAACGCTTCACCGTGTTCAACACGGCGCAATGCGAAGGATTGCCCGAGGAGATCGAGACCATCGCGCCACCTCCGCCGCCCGGCATGATCGAGCCGCGCGTTGAGGCGCTCATCAAGGCGACAGGCATCGACTTCCACATCGGCGGCAATAAGGCTTTCTACATTCCGTCGCTCGATGTGGTGCACGTACCTCCGCCCGCCGCCTATTTCGAGCCGATCAACTGGCACAGAACTGCGCTCCACGAAGTCGGTCACGCGAGCGGCCATCACAGCCGGCTCAATCGGGATTTGTCCGGTTCCTTTGGCTCAAAGCCTTATTTTTTCGAGGAATGTGTGGCCGAAATTTCGAGCGCCTTTTGCTGCGCGGCGATGGGGATCGTCCCGACCGTGAGGCATAGCGACTACATTGGCGCGTGGATCGATACGATGCGCGCAGACAATCGCGTCATCGTCCGCGCAGCCTCGCAAGCCAGCAAGGCGGCCGACTGGATCTTGTCCTTCCTGCCGGAGGACGAGCGGCCCGTCGCCGAACCGGAAACCGCCATCGACAGGAGGGCCGCGTGA
- a CDS encoding PIN domain-containing protein: MAFSLSVAVCDACILYPFHLRNIIVQASVDRLFHARWTDTIHDEWMRNLVAKTPGLSIDRLEATKRLMDVALPSAMVAGYERHVQAVSLPDPDDRHVAAAAIEAGASTIITWNLRDFPVGELRKHGLMRQSPDVFLAALYEHVPEQLVSSLANARSNLSRSRVSATDFIGILRDQKLIRLAAQIEKHVGDL, from the coding sequence ATGGCATTTAGTCTCTCCGTCGCAGTCTGCGATGCCTGCATCCTCTATCCGTTCCATTTGAGAAATATCATCGTCCAGGCCAGCGTCGATCGCCTGTTCCATGCGCGCTGGACCGACACGATCCATGACGAATGGATGCGCAACCTCGTGGCCAAAACGCCGGGCCTCTCGATCGACCGGCTGGAAGCCACCAAGCGCCTCATGGACGTCGCCCTGCCGAGCGCGATGGTCGCCGGATACGAAAGGCATGTTCAGGCCGTCAGTCTCCCCGACCCGGATGATCGTCATGTCGCAGCGGCCGCCATCGAGGCCGGTGCATCGACAATCATCACCTGGAACCTGCGCGATTTTCCGGTCGGCGAGCTGCGCAAGCATGGCCTCATGCGTCAGTCGCCGGATGTTTTCCTTGCCGCTCTCTACGAGCACGTTCCGGAGCAGCTTGTCAGCTCGCTGGCGAATGCGCGGAGCAATCTCAGCCGGTCGCGTGTTTCGGCCACAGACTTCATCGGCATCCTGCGCGACCAGAAGCTCATCAGGCTGGCGGCGCAGATCGAGAAACACGTCGGCGATCTCTAG
- a CDS encoding excisionase, with product MASQVVQFAGLSDRDRKNVTHLPKLGEGDHVELHVRRRDGAEQTVSLPPAAANAIETLLSRLLSGERVAVIAENQELSPTEASTILGISRPLVVHRMDIGDLPFRYVGKHRRASLKDVLALKAQLDVQRKAMQDLAADAEDLHLRYGI from the coding sequence ATGGCCAGCCAAGTCGTCCAGTTTGCCGGCCTTTCGGACCGGGATCGCAAGAATGTAACGCACCTGCCGAAACTCGGCGAGGGCGATCATGTCGAACTGCATGTCCGCCGCCGGGACGGTGCGGAGCAGACGGTTTCACTGCCGCCGGCCGCCGCCAATGCCATAGAAACCCTGCTTTCGCGGCTGCTCAGCGGCGAACGGGTGGCGGTCATTGCCGAGAATCAGGAACTGAGCCCGACCGAAGCCTCGACCATTCTCGGCATCTCTCGTCCGCTTGTCGTCCATCGCATGGACATCGGCGACCTGCCGTTCCGCTACGTCGGAAAGCATCGCCGCGCCTCGCTCAAGGACGTGCTGGCGCTGAAGGCGCAGCTCGACGTCCAGCGCAAGGCCATGCAGGATCTGGCGGCTGACGCCGAGGACCTCCATCTGCGCTATGGCATTTAG
- a CDS encoding integrase family protein — protein MAKLTKRALEAMTPPEKGKQAFLWDGELRGFGVRMLPSGLQTFVLNYRNAANKERRINLGRFGVMTVEQAREKAKVKLGMIADGDDPADADKDPHHQQTVSALCDWYLAEAEAGRILGRRNRPIKKSTLAMDKSRIETHIKPLLGSRLAHTLKVADIEGMQSDIVAGKTAKPRGGGRGGVTTGGPGVASRAVGTLQSILGHAARLDKIESHPSRGARKLAGKKKQRRLSVAEIKKLGAAMRHAERNGESPVALAIVRFLALTGFRISEGQGVQRHWLNAGVGYVAFPDTKSDAQIRAIGPSAAKIAASQPARGNNPYVFPSDITDGHFTSAKACLFRLCASVGIEGVTPHTLRHTFGSVAGDLGFSELTIRALLGHAAQSVTQGYVHIDEALKLAVTRTCEEIASLLDEEDKAVFPEQVERQAA, from the coding sequence ATGGCCAAACTCACCAAGCGGGCACTCGAAGCCATGACCCCGCCCGAGAAGGGCAAGCAGGCATTCTTGTGGGACGGCGAACTCCGGGGTTTCGGAGTCCGCATGCTCCCCTCCGGTCTCCAGACGTTCGTGCTGAATTATCGAAACGCGGCCAACAAGGAACGGCGCATTAATCTCGGCCGTTTCGGAGTGATGACCGTTGAGCAGGCTCGCGAAAAGGCCAAGGTCAAGCTCGGCATGATCGCGGACGGAGACGATCCTGCCGATGCCGACAAGGACCCGCATCACCAGCAGACAGTCTCTGCCTTGTGTGACTGGTATCTCGCCGAGGCCGAGGCTGGCCGCATCCTCGGCCGCCGCAATCGGCCGATCAAGAAATCGACGCTCGCCATGGACAAGAGCCGCATCGAAACGCACATCAAGCCGCTCCTCGGCAGTCGCCTCGCGCATACGCTGAAGGTGGCCGATATCGAGGGGATGCAGTCGGATATCGTGGCCGGCAAGACGGCGAAGCCGCGAGGCGGAGGTCGAGGCGGCGTCACGACCGGCGGCCCCGGCGTTGCCTCCCGCGCCGTCGGAACGCTCCAGAGTATCCTTGGTCACGCCGCCCGCCTCGACAAAATCGAAAGCCATCCGAGCCGCGGCGCGCGAAAGCTCGCGGGCAAGAAGAAACAGCGGCGGTTGAGCGTGGCCGAGATCAAGAAACTCGGCGCCGCGATGCGGCACGCGGAACGCAACGGCGAAAGCCCTGTGGCCCTCGCCATCGTCCGCTTCCTGGCGCTCACAGGCTTCCGCATCTCAGAGGGACAAGGCGTGCAACGCCATTGGCTCAACGCCGGGGTCGGCTACGTGGCTTTCCCCGACACCAAGAGCGATGCGCAGATCCGTGCGATCGGCCCTTCCGCCGCGAAGATCGCTGCCAGCCAGCCGGCTCGCGGCAATAATCCGTATGTCTTCCCGTCCGATATTACCGACGGCCATTTCACGTCGGCCAAGGCCTGCCTCTTCAGGCTCTGCGCCAGCGTCGGTATTGAGGGTGTCACGCCGCACACGCTGCGCCACACCTTCGGCAGCGTCGCCGGCGATCTCGGCTTCTCCGAGCTGACGATCAGGGCACTGCTTGGCCATGCTGCTCAAAGCGTGACACAGGGCTATGTCCATATCGATGAGGCCCTGAAGCTCGCCGTCACCCGCACCTGCGAGGAAATCGCCTCCCTCCTGGATGAAGAGGACAAAGCCGTGTTTCCCGAACAGGTAGAAAGGCAGGCGGCGTGA